The following DNA comes from Mycobacteroides immunogenum.
GCGCCTCTTGTGGTGCCGATTACCCGCGAAGGTCAGTTAAGCCAGCGCCCTCTCCATCACCTCGGCCGCAGCCCGCATCGAGGACCGATCAAGGTGCCCATACGTATTGACCGTTGTGGTGATGGACTCATGCCCGAGGTGCCGCTGGATGACCGGCAGCGGAACGCCGGCCGCGATGAGCCACGACGCGCAGGTGTGCCGCATATCGTGAATCCTTGGCCGCGGGTCAAGCTCAGCTCGCTCGACGGCCGGCGTCCAGACGTTTGCGCGGAAGTTCACAGCACGCACCGGGCCACCCTCGGCACGTCGACCTCGCCCGGGGTTGGTGAACAGCCACTCCCCTGAGTAGTCGAGTTTCTCAAGCACCGACCCGGGAACGTTGATCGTGCGGACCGACCGCTTCGTCTTCGGTGGTCCGATGCGGTATCCGTGGTTGTCGCGCCTCCACGCCCGCGTGATGCGGACGGTTCCAGCGTCGCGGTCCACGTCCGAGGGCTTGAGGGCACTTACCTCACCCCAACGGGCTCCGGAGGTGACCAGGAACTCGGGCAGTGGGCGCCATGGCTCGGTGACCTGCTCGTTGAGATGGGCGAATTCGCTCTTGGTGAGGAAGACCATTTCGTGACCAATGCCGCGCGGCAGGCGGGTCCGGTCGGCCGGATTGCTGGCGATCTTCCCCGCAGCCACCGCCGTCGCCAGCGCGGCCGAGAGGAAGCCGTGCTTATTGGCGACGGTCTTGGCGGCGTGCTTATCTCCCAACGATTGCACCCACAGCGAGACGTCCTCCCGCGACAGTGCCTCTAGAGGCATCGCACCGAATGCGGGCTCGATGTCGTTCTTGAGATACCCGAGGTAGTCCTGAACGGTCCGTTGATCCACACCGGTCAGGTGCTCGATGTGATGCGTCACCCACTTCCCGACAGTCAGGCCTGAGCGTGGTTCGGGTAGCGCAATGTTGTGCATCTGGAGTGCCCGCTCTGCGCCGTGGGCGTCAACGAGCGTTCGGAACGCATCGGCGGCCCCTGAGCTCTCAAAAGTCAGCGAGAACTGGCGGCCGCCCATGCGGTAGAGCACGTCCCAGCATTCGCCGGACTTGAGCGACCGCGTACGAATCGACGCCATGCAACGGACCATATCACCGAAAGGTGTTGCATATGGCGTTGCATGGCGTCGCGTGATTGCATTACTGCTGTTCAAGGCGTATTTAATTGTGGAGCTGCCGGGAATTGAACCCGCCCGTGACCTGCGGTTATGCACCCCGACCAGGGTTTTGGCGATTCTCGGACGTTTTCGCTGACTCTCGCCACCTGCGGTTGTCCGGGGCAGTGTTGACCACGTCAACAACCGGCGCACCGCTCACTACCGGCCCGACTCCCCTCACGGCACCACGGAACGGCGGTACGTACCGACCAGCAAGGCACCCAAGCATGTTGCTAGACCTCGGTGTAACGTTCTGCCTATCTTTTAGCTAGGGGCCGCTGGGGGTGCGATGACCGGACATCTACAAGTCAATCCCGAGTTGCTGCACCGTTCCGCCGACGAGATGGATCGGCTGCTGGCCGCGCACCGCGCCGCCCACGCCAAGGCACACGCGGCGATCAGTGCGGCCATGTCCGGGTGGGTTGGTGGTGCGGCCTCGGCGCTCAGTAGTGAGTCGACTGGATGGCAGGGCCATTCCAAGCATGTCGAGAACGAGGCCACCCATTACCGCGACGCGTTCGATCAGATCGGGTACGCCTTCGCCGGGATGGAAGAACAGAACGCCGTGAACATCCTGGGCAGCCGACCGCAGGCCAAGGCGTAACCCGTCATGTCGCTGTCGCTGGCCGATATCAAGCGCGCCAAGGTCCAGGCGTTCCGCGATGTCGCAGACGGCCTCGACGCGATGGCCGGGGCGAACCGGGACATGAAACGCGGCGTCGAGCAGCTGCCCATCATGGGTGATGGCTGGAAAGGCGTCTCCGGGGACGCTGCTCACCATGAGATCGACACGCACGGCAAGTACCTCGACGCGCACGCCCAAGCACAGCAGGGCGCGGCAGCCAAGATCCGGCGCGCCGCCGATGAATTCGAGGGCGTGCAACAGCTGCTGAAAAAGATCGAAAACGATGCCACCAGCGGCAAATTCACGATCAACTACGACACCGGTGAAGTCACCCCACCCAACGGTAAGTACGACAAAAACGAGCTGGACTACCTGACCAACACGCTGCGGCAGATCCGGGCAGCCGGGGACGCCGCGAACACTGACCTTGAGGCCGCGGTCAAAGCCGCCCAAAGCCTTCCGGACCCGTCCGGCGCTGCTGCCCAGGGGCTGCCGCTGGCACCGGGCTCAGCCATCAAACCGAACGGCGCACTGGGAGCGCTACAGAACGTGGCGGCGGCACCCAACCATGACGGTGATCCTGGCGCGACCAAGGCCGCGGCTGCTGTCGGCGGCGACGCTCAGGCCAACTACAAAGAGTGGTACCCGAAGACTCCCCCGACCAGCGACAAGGTCACGATCGATCCCAGTAAGGCGGGCAGTTTCAGCGGAACCGTCGGTGCATTGCAGAAACTGCCCGGAACCCCCAAGCCGCCGGATGGTTTCGGCACCGGTGTTGCCCGCCAGTTCGGCAAAGGGGTCAACGAAGCCTTCGACGGAATGATCGACAACGCCAAAAGCAAGGTGGGCCTTAACGGGGTCGACAAGTTCAAAGACGCGTGGATCGGTACCGCCAAGGACCTGCAGAACGAGACCGTCAGAACGTTGTTCCCAGGTCTCGGGATGGCCGAAGACGCCAAGCACATGATCGACCAGGCGGTCACGTCCTATCAGCATCCCGAGGTCATCCCGAAGAACATAGGGACCGGCTTCGCCGAGGCGAGTACCGTCGCGGTAACCGGGCCGCTGGCCGGGGAAGCCGCCGCCGGCGCGCGAGGACTGCTCGGCGACGCCACCATCGCAGGCCGCGGCGGACTTCTCGACATGCCGGGCCTTCCACACGACGCACCCCCAACACCGGGCCACGCAACAGTCGAAGCGCCGAGCGCCGCCCACCCCGGCCCCGTGGCCGACCACTCGCCGCCAGCCGTCGATCACCCCGCCCCGTCTGTAGACCATCCCGCGCCGCCACCACCCGCTGCCGACCACCCGGCGCCACCACCCCAGTACCACCCGCCCGCGCCGGACACTTTCGATCCGAGCGGCGGACAGCACTACACATCCGGCGACCCGCACCACCCCGGCGGATGGCCACCCCACACCCCTGAATCAACATGGACCAAAGGCGACACCGACCCAGGATGGCGCCACGTTAACCGCGGACCCGAAAAACCGTGGATGGACTATCAAGGCCAAATCGGCGGTGTGGAACGCACACCCGAGGGCCACATTCCCGAGTACACGAGCACGAACCCAGACACCGGGAAAACGATCGACTACGACGGGCACACCTTCCGTGGTCCGCAAGAGGTGTTCCTTGAAGCCAAAGACGGGATGCGCGGGCTGGCGTTTGCACCCGATAACTCGTACTGGACAGGCAGAGCTGAAAAGGCACTCGCGCAGGCCGACAGCCAGCTAGCCGCTCTACCACCGGGCGCGAGGCTGGAATGGCACGTGTCGGACCCCTACGGCGCCAGCGCACTGCGTGAACTGTTCATCGGGAACGGTATCTACGACATCGACGTCATCTACACTCCGAAATCATGAGCGAGGTGCTCACTGTGAACGACGTCGACCGACCCGTGTGGGGCGCTGCCCGTCCGTCGTTGCTTGCGATTCGGGTGGATTCGGGCGAGGCTCCCGAGTGGATCGCGGACCGCACCGGCGCGCTGTTGAACTCGCTGCAGTCCGACTACGCCGTGACCGGATGGAATGTTTCGGTTGGCGATGAATGGGCAGAGCTTCCCGATTCGCTGACCGACTTCGTCCTAGCCAATGTCGTCAGGGGCATCGACGGAGAACCTGAACCCGAGAGCGGGTACAGCTTCTCAATCTC
Coding sequences within:
- a CDS encoding tyrosine-type recombinase/integrase produces the protein MASIRTRSLKSGECWDVLYRMGGRQFSLTFESSGAADAFRTLVDAHGAERALQMHNIALPEPRSGLTVGKWVTHHIEHLTGVDQRTVQDYLGYLKNDIEPAFGAMPLEALSREDVSLWVQSLGDKHAAKTVANKHGFLSAALATAVAAGKIASNPADRTRLPRGIGHEMVFLTKSEFAHLNEQVTEPWRPLPEFLVTSGARWGEVSALKPSDVDRDAGTVRITRAWRRDNHGYRIGPPKTKRSVRTINVPGSVLEKLDYSGEWLFTNPGRGRRAEGGPVRAVNFRANVWTPAVERAELDPRPRIHDMRHTCASWLIAAGVPLPVIQRHLGHESITTTVNTYGHLDRSSMRAAAEVMERALA
- a CDS encoding WXG100 family type VII secretion target, which produces MTGHLQVNPELLHRSADEMDRLLAAHRAAHAKAHAAISAAMSGWVGGAASALSSESTGWQGHSKHVENEATHYRDAFDQIGYAFAGMEEQNAVNILGSRPQAKA
- a CDS encoding Tox-REase-5 domain-containing protein, whose protein sequence is MSLSLADIKRAKVQAFRDVADGLDAMAGANRDMKRGVEQLPIMGDGWKGVSGDAAHHEIDTHGKYLDAHAQAQQGAAAKIRRAADEFEGVQQLLKKIENDATSGKFTINYDTGEVTPPNGKYDKNELDYLTNTLRQIRAAGDAANTDLEAAVKAAQSLPDPSGAAAQGLPLAPGSAIKPNGALGALQNVAAAPNHDGDPGATKAAAAVGGDAQANYKEWYPKTPPTSDKVTIDPSKAGSFSGTVGALQKLPGTPKPPDGFGTGVARQFGKGVNEAFDGMIDNAKSKVGLNGVDKFKDAWIGTAKDLQNETVRTLFPGLGMAEDAKHMIDQAVTSYQHPEVIPKNIGTGFAEASTVAVTGPLAGEAAAGARGLLGDATIAGRGGLLDMPGLPHDAPPTPGHATVEAPSAAHPGPVADHSPPAVDHPAPSVDHPAPPPPAADHPAPPPQYHPPAPDTFDPSGGQHYTSGDPHHPGGWPPHTPESTWTKGDTDPGWRHVNRGPEKPWMDYQGQIGGVERTPEGHIPEYTSTNPDTGKTIDYDGHTFRGPQEVFLEAKDGMRGLAFAPDNSYWTGRAEKALAQADSQLAALPPGARLEWHVSDPYGASALRELFIGNGIYDIDVIYTPKS